The Crocosphaera subtropica ATCC 51142 genome includes a window with the following:
- a CDS encoding folate/biopterin family MFS transporter, whose product MSATLSPLRQIKKTFKETVLFGNKPSAELFAILSVYFVQGILGLARLAVSFFLKDDLGLTPAQMGALTGIAAIPWVIKPLFGFISDGLPILGYRRRPYLVISGLLGSLSWILLATVVTNAWLASLTLLLTSISVAISDVIVDSLVVERARKESLGQAGSLQSLTWGMSAFGGLITAYLSGWLLEQFSNQTVFEITAIFPFIVCIAAWFITEEPISQDELVSHQEQSLIKQQIKQVWQAIKQKSILLPTIFVFLWQATPHADSAFFYFTTNQLGFAPEFLGRVRLVTSIASLLGVFLYQKFLKNVSFRNILGWSVVISAALGMTMLLLVTHTNRMLGIDDHWFSLGDSLILTVAGQIAFLPILVLSARLCPKGIEATLFALLMSIVNLAGLLSHELGALITHWLGVTETNFDNLWLLVIITNLSTLLPLPLVKWLPNSDPQCQEKEEDKNLKYMGEAYEHHALGTVPDEGMMPEVLPEFVTNNNK is encoded by the coding sequence ATGAGTGCCACCCTTTCCCCTCTCAGACAAATCAAAAAGACGTTCAAAGAGACGGTATTATTCGGTAATAAACCTAGTGCTGAACTATTTGCCATCCTAAGCGTTTATTTTGTTCAAGGAATCTTAGGTTTAGCCCGTTTAGCGGTGAGTTTCTTCCTTAAGGATGATTTAGGGTTAACCCCTGCCCAAATGGGTGCGTTAACGGGTATTGCTGCCATTCCTTGGGTGATCAAACCCCTGTTTGGCTTTATTTCGGACGGTTTGCCTATATTGGGCTACCGTCGTCGTCCTTATCTGGTGATTTCGGGACTATTAGGTAGTTTATCTTGGATCTTGTTAGCTACAGTGGTAACGAATGCTTGGTTAGCTAGTCTTACTCTTTTGTTAACCTCTATTTCTGTGGCCATTAGTGATGTGATTGTTGACTCGTTGGTAGTGGAAAGGGCTAGAAAAGAGTCTTTAGGACAGGCTGGCTCGTTACAATCTTTAACATGGGGAATGTCTGCGTTTGGGGGGTTAATTACAGCTTATTTAAGTGGTTGGTTATTAGAACAATTTAGTAACCAAACGGTGTTTGAAATTACTGCTATTTTTCCGTTTATTGTTTGTATAGCTGCTTGGTTTATTACAGAAGAACCAATTAGTCAAGATGAGTTAGTTTCTCACCAAGAACAATCTTTAATTAAGCAGCAAATTAAACAGGTGTGGCAAGCTATTAAACAGAAATCTATTTTATTACCGACTATCTTTGTTTTTCTGTGGCAAGCAACCCCTCATGCTGACTCTGCTTTTTTCTATTTTACTACTAATCAATTAGGGTTTGCACCAGAATTTTTAGGGCGAGTTCGTCTAGTGACTAGCATTGCTTCATTATTAGGAGTATTTCTTTATCAAAAGTTTCTTAAAAATGTTTCTTTTAGAAATATCTTAGGTTGGAGTGTAGTAATTTCTGCTGCTTTGGGTATGACCATGTTGTTATTAGTGACCCATACTAACCGAATGTTAGGAATTGACGATCATTGGTTTAGTTTAGGGGACAGTTTGATTTTAACAGTAGCCGGTCAAATTGCTTTTTTACCCATCTTAGTTTTATCGGCTAGATTATGTCCTAAAGGTATCGAAGCCACCCTGTTTGCTTTGTTAATGTCAATTGTTAATTTGGCTGGTTTATTATCCCATGAATTAGGCGCATTGATCACCCACTGGTTAGGAGTAACAGAAACTAATTTTGATAATCTCTGGTTACTGGTTATTATCACCAACCTCTCGACTTTATTACCGTTACCATTGGTAAAGTGGTTGCCTAATAGCGATCCTCAATGTCAAGAGAAAGAGGAAGACAAAAACCTGAAATATATGGGTGAAGCTTACGAACACCATGCTTTGGGAACAGTTCCTGATGAGGGTATGATGCCTGAAGTTTTACCCGAATTTGTTACTAATAATAATAAATAA
- the moeB gene encoding molybdopterin-synthase adenylyltransferase MoeB: protein MLNPNLEAIELNKEEIERYSRHIILPEVGLDGQKRLKSASVLCIGTGGLGSPLLLYLAAAGIGRIGIVDFDIVDSSNLQRQIIHGTSWVGKPKIQSAKDRILEINPACQVDLYETRLSSENALKLMEPYDVIVDGTDNFPTRYLTNDACVLLNKPNVYGSIFRFEGQATVFNYEGGPNYRDLYPEPPPPGMVPSCAEGGVLGVLPGIIGTIQATETIKIILGAKNTLSGRLLLYNAWDMSFRELKLRPNPERPVIEQLVDYEQFCGIPQAQAAETEEKAAIPEISVTDLKELMDHGADAFVLIDVRNVNEYEIARIPGSVLVPLPDIEQGSGVQKVKELAKDHRVIAHCKMGGRSAKALKILQDAGINGTNVKGGITAWSQEVDPDVPQY from the coding sequence ATGCTAAATCCTAATTTAGAAGCAATAGAACTCAATAAAGAAGAGATTGAAAGATACTCTCGCCACATTATCTTGCCAGAAGTGGGGCTAGACGGTCAAAAACGGTTAAAATCTGCCAGTGTTCTTTGTATCGGAACTGGAGGCTTAGGATCTCCCCTTTTACTTTACCTGGCTGCTGCTGGTATTGGACGCATTGGGATTGTTGATTTTGATATTGTCGACAGTTCTAACTTACAGCGTCAGATCATTCATGGCACTTCTTGGGTGGGTAAACCGAAGATTCAATCAGCAAAGGATCGCATTTTAGAGATTAACCCGGCTTGTCAGGTGGATTTATACGAAACGCGTCTGTCTTCGGAAAATGCTCTCAAGCTGATGGAACCTTATGACGTGATCGTAGACGGGACTGATAACTTCCCCACTCGTTACCTCACCAATGATGCTTGTGTGTTGTTAAATAAACCCAACGTTTATGGGTCAATTTTCCGCTTTGAAGGCCAAGCAACCGTATTTAACTACGAAGGGGGTCCTAACTACCGTGACCTATATCCCGAACCTCCCCCACCTGGAATGGTTCCCTCCTGTGCAGAAGGAGGTGTTTTAGGGGTATTACCTGGCATTATTGGCACTATTCAAGCTACTGAAACCATTAAAATTATTTTAGGGGCGAAAAATACCCTCAGTGGCCGTTTATTGTTGTACAATGCCTGGGATATGAGCTTTCGGGAACTGAAGCTACGACCGAACCCAGAACGACCTGTGATTGAACAATTGGTTGATTATGAGCAGTTTTGTGGCATTCCTCAGGCTCAAGCCGCCGAAACGGAAGAAAAAGCAGCCATTCCTGAAATTAGCGTCACTGATCTCAAAGAGTTAATGGATCACGGGGCTGATGCGTTTGTATTAATTGATGTGCGTAACGTCAATGAATATGAAATTGCCCGTATTCCTGGTTCTGTGTTAGTTCCCCTCCCGGATATCGAACAAGGTTCAGGGGTACAAAAAGTCAAAGAATTAGCTAAAGATCATCGTGTTATTGCTCATTGTAAAATGGGAGGGCGATCAGCCAAAGCTTTAAAAATTCTGCAAGATGCTGGAATTAATGGAACCAATGTTAAAGGTGGTATCACTGCTTGGAGTCAAGAAGTTGATCCCGATGTTCCTCAATACTAA
- the msrA gene encoding peptide-methionine (S)-S-oxide reductase MsrA, with protein MNNDSMEKATFAAGCFWGVEAAFRRLKGVVSTSVGYMGGHWPNPSYLDVCARVTGHAEVVQVEYDPTIISYPQLLETFWKIHDPTSFNRQGPDRGEQYRSVIFYHNPDQEKIARESKVKLDNSGHYEKDIVTEIKPASDYYLAEDYHQQYFEKKPRK; from the coding sequence ATGAATAATGATTCTATGGAAAAAGCAACATTTGCAGCCGGTTGTTTCTGGGGTGTAGAAGCCGCTTTTCGCCGGTTGAAAGGAGTTGTTTCTACCTCTGTTGGTTATATGGGAGGACATTGGCCAAACCCATCTTATTTAGATGTTTGTGCTAGGGTAACTGGTCATGCAGAGGTGGTACAAGTGGAATATGATCCGACAATAATCAGTTATCCACAACTATTAGAAACCTTCTGGAAGATTCACGATCCCACCAGTTTTAACCGTCAAGGACCGGATCGAGGAGAACAGTATCGTTCAGTAATTTTTTACCATAACCCAGACCAAGAAAAAATAGCTAGAGAGTCTAAAGTTAAACTAGACAATTCTGGTCACTATGAGAAAGATATTGTGACAGAAATTAAGCCAGCATCTGATTACTATTTAGCAGAAGACTATCATCAACAATATTTTGAAAAGAAACCAAGGAAATAA
- the fabG gene encoding 3-oxoacyl-ACP reductase FabG, with protein MEGKQVLLTGGTGGLGLGVTPEVVKRGAKVTIPYRDETEVKRLKDKLSPTDFEKIRFVKANLLEENVVKQLVNDLNRVDVLIHLVGGFSMGKTHKQSYEDWKSTIDLNLNSTFLLCKYCLGAMYQSGYGRIVTVGSRGAVQPDANLGSYCASKAGVVALTQSIAEETKELNITANSVLPSVIDTPANREAMGDDNVSNWVSPHSLAQVICFLASEAAKDIRGSAIPVYGQV; from the coding sequence ATGGAAGGCAAACAAGTTTTATTAACCGGAGGAACCGGAGGATTAGGATTAGGGGTAACGCCAGAAGTGGTTAAACGAGGGGCAAAAGTAACCATTCCCTATCGAGATGAAACAGAGGTTAAGCGTCTTAAAGATAAATTGTCTCCGACAGATTTTGAGAAAATTCGTTTTGTTAAAGCCAATTTACTAGAGGAAAACGTAGTTAAACAGTTAGTAAATGACTTAAATAGAGTTGATGTTTTGATCCATCTTGTGGGTGGTTTCTCTATGGGAAAAACTCATAAACAATCATACGAAGACTGGAAATCGACTATTGATTTAAACCTGAACAGCACTTTTTTACTCTGTAAATATTGTTTAGGTGCAATGTATCAATCAGGATATGGCAGAATTGTCACTGTCGGATCCCGTGGTGCCGTGCAACCGGATGCAAATCTAGGGTCTTATTGTGCCTCTAAAGCCGGTGTGGTGGCTTTAACCCAGTCTATTGCAGAAGAGACAAAAGAGCTTAATATTACCGCTAATAGCGTGCTTCCTAGTGTTATTGATACCCCTGCTAACCGAGAAGCAATGGGAGACGATAATGTGTCAAATTGGGTTTCTCCTCATTCTTTAGCGCAGGTTATTTGTTTTCTGGCCTCAGAAGCAGCAAAAGATATCAGGGGTTCGGCTATTCCTGTTTATGGACAAGTTTAA
- a CDS encoding carotenoid oxygenase family protein, translated as MTNLMSQGKQILSYDRQQWRQGYQSQPNEYDYFIEAIEGKIPEQLQGTLFRNGPGLLEVQGNPLKHPFDGDGMICAISFLPNGKVHFRNRFVRTEGYVQEQNAGKMIYRGVFGTQKPGGWINNLFDTNIKNIANTNVIYWGKKLLALWEAAEPYRLDPKTLETVGIDYLEGVLNPGDSISAHPRFDPASEFDNGQPCLVNFSIKPGLSSKITIYEFGPDGCLLRRHSHTVPGFSFIHDFAITPHYCLFLQNPVTFNPLPYILGFKGAGECVNFHPQKNSKLIVIPRTSTDEKMKILETNAGFVFHHINAFEKDNNIYLDSICYDSLPQVKPDTDYKETDFESLDPGQIWRFKIDLDRETVDKKMLESRCCEFSDINPNYVGKNYRYLFIGTAHKEQGNAPLQAILKLDLLTGKKQLHSFAPQGYVGEPIFVPKPNATNEDEGWILVMVYDGDKHRSDIVILDGENIEKEAIATLHLKHHIPYGLHGNWTSEVFI; from the coding sequence ATGACCAATTTAATGAGCCAAGGAAAGCAAATCTTATCCTATGATCGTCAACAATGGCGACAAGGTTATCAGTCTCAACCTAACGAATATGACTATTTTATTGAAGCTATAGAAGGTAAAATTCCTGAACAATTACAAGGAACTTTATTTAGAAACGGACCTGGTTTATTAGAGGTGCAAGGAAATCCATTAAAACATCCTTTCGACGGTGATGGTATGATTTGCGCTATTTCTTTTTTACCCAATGGAAAAGTCCATTTTCGTAACCGTTTTGTTCGTACAGAAGGCTATGTGCAAGAACAAAATGCAGGAAAAATGATCTATCGGGGGGTGTTTGGCACACAGAAACCTGGCGGATGGATTAATAACTTATTTGATACTAATATTAAGAATATCGCCAATACTAATGTCATTTATTGGGGTAAAAAATTACTAGCACTTTGGGAAGCAGCCGAACCCTATCGACTTGATCCTAAAACATTAGAAACTGTAGGAATAGATTATTTAGAGGGTGTACTAAACCCAGGGGATTCTATTTCTGCACACCCTCGTTTTGATCCTGCTTCTGAGTTTGATAACGGTCAACCTTGCTTAGTTAATTTCTCCATTAAACCAGGACTTTCCAGTAAAATTACTATCTATGAATTTGGTCCAGATGGTTGCTTATTACGTCGTCATTCCCATACAGTTCCTGGGTTTTCTTTTATCCATGATTTTGCTATTACCCCTCATTATTGTCTCTTCTTACAAAACCCTGTTACTTTTAATCCTTTGCCCTATATTTTAGGCTTTAAAGGTGCTGGAGAATGTGTCAACTTTCATCCTCAAAAAAACAGTAAATTGATTGTTATTCCCCGAACTTCAACGGATGAAAAAATGAAAATATTAGAAACAAATGCAGGGTTTGTTTTTCATCATATTAATGCTTTTGAAAAAGATAATAATATTTACTTAGATTCAATTTGTTATGATTCTCTTCCTCAAGTTAAACCTGATACTGACTACAAAGAAACTGATTTTGAAAGTTTAGATCCTGGACAAATCTGGCGGTTTAAAATTGATCTAGATAGGGAAACGGTTGACAAAAAAATGCTCGAAAGTCGTTGTTGTGAATTTTCCGATATTAATCCCAATTATGTCGGGAAAAACTATCGTTATTTATTCATCGGAACAGCACATAAAGAGCAAGGAAATGCACCGTTACAAGCTATCCTAAAATTAGACTTATTAACAGGAAAAAAACAGTTACATTCTTTCGCCCCACAAGGTTATGTTGGAGAACCTATTTTTGTCCCTAAACCTAATGCAACTAATGAAGACGAAGGATGGATTTTAGTGATGGTTTATGACGGTGATAAACATCGTTCTGATATCGTTATTTTAGATGGGGAGAATATAGAGAAAGAAGCGATCGCCACTCTACATCTGAAACATCATATTCCTTACGGACTCCACGGAAACTGGACATCTGAGGTTTTTATATAA
- a CDS encoding M23 family metallopeptidase, with the protein MQHFKYGRRRLKGLRSSSRWLVSLGIVALMVPVSINGWQQSPSQAQYLPATNSTNTWQYASFPVENFQTYTSGYGYRTSPITGKSQFHRGLDMAAPLGSYVRNWWGGRVVALSDHTACGTMITIQSGQWTHIYCHLMGTVEDSSQGRYFVDREGGLVLWLGQDVPAGARIGRVGMTGRTTGPHLHWGLKYGGEYLDPALVLQEMYGGQASS; encoded by the coding sequence ATGCAACATTTCAAATATGGTAGACGTAGGCTGAAAGGACTTCGTTCCTCATCTCGTTGGTTGGTATCTCTAGGGATAGTTGCGTTAATGGTTCCTGTGAGTATCAATGGTTGGCAACAGTCTCCTTCTCAGGCTCAATATCTTCCAGCCACCAATTCGACCAATACCTGGCAATATGCTTCATTTCCCGTCGAAAATTTCCAAACCTATACTTCTGGATATGGTTATCGAACCTCTCCCATTACCGGAAAATCTCAATTTCATCGGGGGTTAGATATGGCTGCACCCTTAGGGAGTTATGTCCGTAACTGGTGGGGAGGACGGGTAGTTGCGCTTTCGGATCATACCGCTTGTGGAACCATGATTACCATTCAATCTGGACAATGGACGCACATCTATTGTCATTTGATGGGAACGGTAGAAGATAGTTCCCAAGGCCGCTATTTTGTCGATAGGGAAGGGGGACTGGTTCTGTGGTTGGGTCAAGATGTTCCTGCTGGTGCGAGAATTGGTCGCGTCGGTATGACAGGACGAACCACAGGGCCTCATCTTCATTGGGGGTTAAAGTATGGGGGAGAATATCTCGATCCTGCTTTAGTTTTACAAGAGATGTATGGGGGTCAAGCTTCTTCGTAG
- a CDS encoding MlaD family protein — MLRMRTLQEGSVGLFALFGLIIFGGLVVWLRGGIIGQKTYQFFAEFKDVSGLQIGAPVRYRGVAVGKILGLQPSSNGVTVAVEISSAQLRIPKGSKVQINRYGLIGEASVDITPSRELSEDALSIDPTSEDCEQAGKILCNNDQVMGQTGSQLVEALTRLSNAYSDPEFVGNMNAALQNVAKAGGKVATLSEEVTKLSKATRGEIGGVSDVLRSADQAAQDASQLMRNVNTVVAENRTDLNRTVRSAANLMSNLDGLVSENRGNIVNTLDSIERTSDQVRLLALNFNTTVDRVNEGIDEIDMAKLANDLETLMSNAAQTSENLQNLSQSLNDPEVLLTIQKTLDSARVTFENTQKITSDVEELTGDPTFRNNIRKLIDGLSNLVAYTEQLEQQIYVGQVIESVTEQVEYSLLSQQNLKSFYSEKKDPSRLPKRLSTIKKTREKVTSNQVENNENK; from the coding sequence ATGTTACGAATGCGAACCCTTCAAGAAGGCTCAGTAGGACTCTTTGCCCTGTTTGGGTTAATCATATTTGGGGGCTTAGTGGTTTGGCTACGGGGGGGTATTATCGGCCAAAAAACCTATCAATTTTTCGCTGAATTTAAAGATGTCAGTGGTTTACAAATCGGGGCCCCGGTTCGTTATCGAGGGGTTGCTGTGGGTAAAATTTTGGGACTACAACCCAGTAGTAACGGGGTGACTGTTGCCGTTGAAATTTCTTCTGCTCAATTACGCATTCCCAAGGGTTCTAAAGTCCAGATTAATCGTTATGGTTTAATTGGGGAAGCGTCAGTGGATATTACCCCTTCACGGGAGCTATCTGAGGATGCCTTAAGCATTGATCCCACCAGTGAAGACTGTGAGCAAGCCGGGAAAATTCTCTGTAATAACGATCAAGTGATGGGGCAAACAGGATCACAATTGGTTGAAGCCTTAACCCGTTTGAGTAATGCCTATAGCGATCCTGAATTTGTCGGTAATATGAACGCAGCCCTACAAAATGTCGCTAAAGCAGGGGGCAAAGTAGCTACCTTGTCTGAAGAAGTAACCAAATTATCAAAGGCGACACGGGGGGAAATTGGAGGCGTTAGTGATGTTCTCCGCAGTGCCGATCAAGCTGCTCAAGATGCGTCTCAATTAATGCGTAACGTGAATACAGTGGTGGCAGAAAATCGTACCGATCTCAATCGAACCGTACGCAGTGCTGCTAATTTAATGAGTAATTTAGATGGATTAGTCTCAGAAAATAGAGGCAACATTGTTAATACCTTAGACAGCATCGAACGAACTAGCGATCAAGTGCGTTTATTAGCGTTGAACTTTAACACCACTGTAGATCGAGTTAATGAAGGGATCGATGAAATTGATATGGCAAAATTAGCCAATGATCTCGAAACGTTGATGAGCAATGCAGCCCAAACCTCAGAAAATTTACAAAATTTATCTCAATCTCTCAATGATCCTGAAGTGCTTCTCACGATTCAGAAAACCTTAGATTCTGCCCGTGTTACCTTTGAAAATACCCAAAAAATCACCTCTGATGTGGAAGAATTAACCGGCGATCCCACTTTTAGAAATAATATTCGTAAATTAATCGATGGACTGAGTAATTTAGTGGCTTATACTGAACAATTAGAACAACAAATTTATGTCGGACAAGTGATTGAATCTGTCACTGAACAAGTTGAATATAGCTTGCTTTCACAACAGAATTTAAAATCATTTTATTCTGAGAAAAAAGACCCCTCTAGATTACCAAAACGACTTTCAACTATTAAGAAAACAAGGGAAAAAGTAACCTCGAATCAGGTTGAAAATAATGAAAACAAATAA
- a CDS encoding ABC transporter ATP-binding protein has product MGKEPLIELRGVSKSFGNQIILDEIDLTVYRGEALVIIGPSGTGKSTILRLIAGLLPLDAGEIYIKGKRRKGIIEDGHQPMRIAFVFQQAALFDSLTVDGNVGFFLYEHSKLPRPRIRELVEAKLAMVGLQGMSDRYPSQLSGGMRKRVSFARALIANPDDPLDDPEIVLYDEPTAGLDPISSTVIEDLVRRLQKAPGGCDTYVMVSHQDSTIRRTADRVIFLYGGKIQWEGKVHEIDRTANPIVRQFFNASVKGPIKVID; this is encoded by the coding sequence ATGGGAAAAGAACCATTAATTGAACTCAGAGGGGTTTCTAAATCCTTTGGAAATCAGATTATTTTAGACGAAATTGACCTTACCGTTTATCGAGGAGAAGCCTTAGTTATTATTGGACCATCAGGTACAGGAAAATCGACTATTTTGCGACTAATCGCTGGATTATTACCCCTTGATGCCGGAGAAATTTATATCAAAGGAAAACGACGTAAAGGCATCATCGAAGACGGCCATCAACCTATGCGGATCGCCTTCGTCTTCCAACAAGCAGCCCTATTCGACTCCCTCACCGTTGACGGTAATGTAGGCTTTTTCCTCTACGAACATTCTAAACTGCCTCGTCCGAGGATTCGGGAATTAGTCGAAGCCAAACTCGCTATGGTGGGTTTACAGGGAATGAGCGATCGCTACCCCTCCCAACTCTCAGGGGGTATGAGAAAACGAGTCAGTTTTGCCCGCGCCCTCATTGCCAACCCAGACGATCCCCTAGACGACCCCGAAATTGTCCTCTACGACGAACCCACCGCCGGCCTTGACCCTATTTCCTCCACCGTCATCGAAGACCTAGTCAGACGTTTACAAAAAGCCCCAGGAGGCTGTGACACTTACGTCATGGTATCTCACCAAGATAGTACCATTCGGCGCACCGCCGATCGCGTTATTTTTCTCTACGGAGGCAAAATTCAATGGGAAGGAAAGGTTCATGAAATTGATCGAACCGCTAACCCCATTGTCCGACAGTTCTTTAATGCCAGTGTCAAAGGCCCCATTAAAGTCATTGATTAA
- a CDS encoding glucose-1-phosphate adenylyltransferase, translating into MNNVLSIILGGGAGTRLYPLTKTRAKPAVPLAGKHRLIDIPISNCINSNLLKIYVLTQFNSASLNQHISRSYNFSGFQQGFVEILAAQQTPENMNWFQGTADAVRQYLWLFDRAEADEYLILSGDHLYRMDYRDFIQHHRKTNADITLSVLPVDEKQASSFGLMKIDNTGRIIDFQEKPKGDDLKRMEVDTKTLGLSAQEAKMKPYIASMGIYLFKREVLIDLLKQQPDCTDFGKEIIPNAIKDLNIQAYLFNDYWEDIGTIEAFFNANLALAKQPNPSFSFYDKAAPIYTRARYLPPTKQLKCEVIQSMISEGCVLKDCYIENSVIGIRSRIDSGCTIKNVLLMGADYYQSDFENEGDCSLENIPIGIGSNTTIDHAIIDKNARIGCNVKIINKDNVSEAEKEDQGFYIRSNIITVVKDAVIPHDTVI; encoded by the coding sequence ATGAATAACGTACTTTCAATTATCCTCGGTGGTGGCGCAGGAACAAGACTTTATCCCCTAACCAAAACAAGAGCCAAACCTGCGGTTCCTCTAGCCGGAAAACATCGATTGATTGATATTCCTATCAGTAATTGTATTAATTCTAATCTTCTCAAAATATATGTATTAACCCAGTTTAATTCCGCTTCATTAAACCAACATATTTCCCGTTCTTACAATTTTTCTGGATTTCAGCAAGGATTTGTAGAAATATTAGCAGCCCAACAAACCCCAGAAAATATGAATTGGTTCCAAGGAACCGCCGATGCAGTGAGACAATATTTATGGCTGTTTGATAGAGCAGAAGCGGACGAATATTTGATTCTCTCAGGGGATCATTTATATCGCATGGACTATCGTGACTTTATCCAACATCATCGCAAAACCAATGCAGATATAACCTTGTCGGTGCTACCTGTGGATGAAAAACAAGCCTCTAGTTTTGGTTTAATGAAGATTGATAACACTGGCCGTATTATTGACTTCCAAGAAAAACCCAAAGGGGATGATCTCAAACGGATGGAAGTGGATACCAAAACCCTCGGACTTTCGGCACAAGAAGCTAAAATGAAGCCCTATATTGCCTCAATGGGGATTTATTTATTCAAACGAGAAGTATTAATCGATTTACTCAAACAACAGCCAGACTGTACCGATTTTGGTAAGGAAATCATTCCCAACGCCATCAAAGACCTAAATATACAAGCCTATCTCTTCAATGATTATTGGGAAGATATCGGAACCATCGAAGCCTTTTTTAACGCAAATTTAGCCCTAGCCAAACAGCCGAACCCCTCCTTTAGCTTTTATGATAAAGCGGCTCCTATTTACACCAGAGCGCGTTATTTACCCCCTACTAAACAGCTAAAATGTGAAGTCATCCAGTCAATGATTAGTGAGGGTTGTGTCTTAAAAGACTGCTATATCGAAAACTCTGTCATCGGTATTCGTTCGAGAATTGATTCGGGTTGCACTATCAAAAATGTCTTACTCATGGGAGCAGATTATTATCAATCTGATTTTGAAAACGAAGGAGATTGCTCCTTAGAAAACATTCCCATCGGGATCGGATCTAATACCACCATTGACCACGCCATTATTGATAAAAATGCGCGTATTGGCTGCAACGTCAAAATTATTAACAAAGATAATGTCAGTGAAGCCGAAAAAGAAGACCAAGGCTTTTATATTCGCAGTAACATTATCACCGTTGTAAAGGATGCAGTCATTCCCCACGATACGGTCATTTAA